gagcaaaagaagcttagggacaagccccaggaatgacacatCTGGGAAAGAAAACAGGAGTTGATAAGTTTACagggcttacaactgtaatcccagctacacaggaggttgttatttgaggatcatagtttgaagacagcccagacaaaaaaggtcagtgagacttatatttctaattaacttccagaaaactaaaagtagaagtgtggctcaagtagtcaagtgccaggctgagaataaaaagagctaagagagagcacataagttctgaattcaagttccatacacacacacacacaaacacacacacacacactcattcttcTGAGGACACCAGAAAAATATTCGATGTAGTTAAGAAGTCTAtcctatgaaaaacaaaatagacaagaATTTGCAAAAATGAGGACATTAAAGAAAAGATAGGTAACAGTTAACATCCTCTGTAACCCAAGACTCACAATTTAAAGACTTGTAGGAATGTAAAATCCTATGAAAGTCTAGCTCCCCTTACTGCCAAGGAGAGGGAATTGCATGATTCCAACCAACCTCGACTTTCTCTAAAGCCCAAGAGCTCTTGGCACTTTCTCACCCAAGAATTCCAGTTCCCAAAGTGGCAGCCCAAGCGCAGGACCCATCTTGTAGATAGACGGGTCATTGAGGTGTGATTATCATTGGCCAGCTGCCCTGCCTGCCACAAACACCTCTGTGACATCACAGAAAACCAATACAGCTGAGAGCAAAGCAGGACTCATTTTCACCCAGCGTTATAAGGGCCCATCCAGAACGCTGGACAGCTCCCCATGCACAAGTGGGAGAGGCCCACCGGGAGCTCTGCCCTGTCAAGCAACAGCTTCCACGTGAGAGCCTCAGAAGGTCACTTTGACATCCtgtgcttgttagaaatgcacatTATGAGCCTTTCACAACGCACAGAATCAGAATCTGGAGAAAGAGCCTATGAAATTGGTGCTTCCACAATCTCTCAGGTGGGTTCTTACTCATCTTCATGTCTGCAAGCCAATTATGGGGTTTACACAATTTGTTTCCTCACAAAAGAGTGATGACAAAACCTCCAATTTGTAGTCTCAGCGACTGAGAGAgctaaggtaggaggattgctTAAGCCCAAGAGTTGGGGTGGTCTGTCAGCCTGGACAACAAAAAACGACCCCACTGCaaacaataaccacaaaaaaaatcaatcatttgCATGCTCATGTATTTGAGGACTTGCCTCTAACCACAAAAATGGGAGGAACTCAAGATGTACTGTAGCCATGCACTCatctgttgaattgaaacctctttgtaaacCTACTCATACTTTTTAATATGTAAAGGGAAGAAAATATCACTATCAGGCTTCTACTCACTCCTCACCTCACTATATGAATGGTTTATGTAGTTATTATATGTGATCAAAATTCTTTTTATGCCAGATGCaccaaaatttatttattcaaatagttCTCATATCCCTCTGggtacacacaccaaaaaaaacccaaatgcagCAACTTCAGAATACTTGCTTGTCTCCAACTTCAATAGCAGGAGCAAGGCTGTCCACAGAACACGCCTGAATTAGACGGTCTAAGCAGGATGCTGGGGAATGTCTGCGCCTGACTTAGGGCTCTTTAAGAACTCTTCAGGTTGAGGCATCTTCTCAGCTGGAAGAGAAGCAATGGATACCAATCATCCACAAGGAGAAAACGTTCTGTGGTGGAGAAAGGAATGGATATCTGCAACATAGCTTTAAAGATTGGGcctgtgccaggccctggtggctcacacttgtaacccttagctgctcaggaggctgagagctgaggaccgaggttcaaagccagcctgggcagggaagtctgagagactctcagctgaattaaccaccaataagccacaagtggagctggtgcttaagtggtagaatgctagccgtgaggggaaaaataaaacgaAGGGAAGCCACGGGGccctggttcaaatcccagcacggGGTGCTCACACCTCCACCACGGCCTGGCCCTGGGAATCCCCCTGTGGCCCAGCTCAGGCTGAGTGGGCCCAGCTGCGCCCAGAGTGTCcaacctcccctccttccccaccctgctGACGGCCCCAGAGGCGCTGCAGCTTCCTAGTGCTTAGGAAGTGCAAACCGCTGTGCGCAGGCGAAGGGGCGGCCGGAGGGGGTGAGCAGACCCCAGGGCCCCGGGGGCCTCTCCAAGCCCCTCACCTGGCCGGTCCTGGAGCTCTGCGCCCCGGGCTGCGAGGCTCAGGAGAAAGCTCTTCACGCGATTCTGCCCCGCAGGCCGTCCCAAGATGGAGACCTCAGCCACGGTGCCGCGGGCCACCTTGCTCACGTGCACCAAGGCCCGACTCCGCCATGCCAGCTGGGAGACCACGGCTTGGTGGGGACCTGGACGAGTCGGGCCAGGGGTCAGGGGGAAGGGCTGGCCAGGGCCGGgccgccctgggggctgggggggcggtggggggtggggggcctgacCCAGCGGCCTCGCCCGCCCTGGCCGCTCACCGAAGATCTGATCTgccagccaggcctccaggtAGAACCCCAGAGGGCGGCTCATGTCCTCCACCGGAAACCACCACGGCCGGACGCGAACCTGGGGGCGCAGACGCGGGGCCCCACGCGGCCTCTCCTGGGGGGAGGACGGCTGCTGCCCGCCCTGTCCGGCCGCATCCGGCCCCATGGGTTCGGCCCTAGCGGACCCAAGGCCTAGAGGATCCATGGCCCGGAGGCCCGGCTGCAAAGGCTGGGGCGGCTTCCGCCAGGCCCGGCTCTTGAGGAGGCCCCGGCCTCGCCCCGTGGGCGGCGCCCCTAGGAGCCCCCAGGGCCATGGTCACTTCCGGTGCCCGGTCACTTCCGCTTCTCCCCTGACCTGGATGTGGGCTCTGAGGGGGAGGATTGGGGTTTCCGGGGGCCCCAGAGCCTCGGAGGAGtcatcccagccctagaattcCAGCCTCAGGGCCTCTGCCCCTGCACGTCAGCGTCCACAGAGAAAAGCTGATTCTACTTCAGCCTGtggagaaattattattattattattactattattattattattatttggaatCCTCTTCAGTGCCTAGGATAAGGGTTTCCAGTCACCTTCCAAGCACAGGTAGGTAGATGAGGCCCAGAGCAGGCCCCACGAGCCAAcaatttcctcccctctcctgtccTGGTTCTGCCTCTCCAGATGGTTACCATTTTGAAATTAGTCAAGTGTTtctcatcagggctgggaatatggcctagtggcaagcgtctttgcctcttatacatgaagcccttggttcgactccccagcaccacatatatagaaacggccagaagtggccctgtggctcaagtggcagagtgctagccttgagcaaaatgaagccagggccagtgctcaggccctgagtccaaggcccaggactggcaaaaacaaaacatagagtcAAGTTtttaatcaagttttttttgcCCAACGAGATGTCACAAGTGGCCACTGACCATACAAAAAGTTAGACCCATGTTGTTTCCACCATCCTAAGACATTTAACATCACTATATGTTGCTCCCTGATATTCTTAATTTTGCGTCTAGATTTtcaaagttgggtgctggtggctcacgcaccTGTCATgttcgctgctcaggaggctgaggtctgaagatcaaggGTCAAAtacaacccaagcaggaaagtccctgtggtGCCGGGACTCAAATGGCTGTCATATTGTAACATGAAAAATCTATAGGGCTTAATTGAACAGAATGACTGGTGCCTGTGATACCTCATCCAAGCAGGTTGGGCAGTGCTGATATCCTGTTTGGCGGTACATCCTACCCTTCATTGAAAATCACACACCCATAACCTTCTTGTACATTTTGTGGTTTAGGAACTTAGCACCCCCAACAGCTCTGCTCACGTCAGTTACCCCCATGCTAATCACTACATAAGCtgctgtgtaaaaataaaatttgagatcttgatcagaatcctgtcttggtctccttccttgtgtctggtttgtctctcattcaggtcaattccccctcgggttCCTCTTGACAAAACCCCTCTGGCCAGAGcattgtgagattcctatctccaattagccaccaaaaagccagaactggagctgtggtagagcagtagccttgagcaggagagcTTACAGACAACACTCAGCtccagaaacaaaccaaaacagtttttttttctcaactcaATAAAGATGTCACACATTTGAAACAATCATAAAACAGTTTAAGATGTGGACATCGCCTCCCCCCTTTGCCTCAATTCCCTCTTCTTTAAATAATTGGATGATGGATGCAAGCTTACCATCCCAGCATTGATGCTTCAGGGGAGAATTgtatgtgaagccagcctgggttacatgccAAGAACTAgtctccaaaagcaaaacaataaaaataaaaataaaaagtagatatcACTAAAGCATTTTCCTCTTAATTTCCCCACAGGGAATCTTTATCCTGAGGCTGGTGTGTCACCTTATGCTTATTCTTacacattttcttctgtatttctagaAATATTGTTTGGTATTTCTTCTAGAACAAATGGCATTGTACTGTACAAActattttgattttagaaatgaatataatgtgtgtgtgttcccagaaTTGTTTTAATCAAAAAAGTGTCATTTAACATATTAATACACTGAATTCCTCACCCAATTTAGACATCAAGTTTTCAACAAATCGTGTCTACAAGAGGCAGATTgacatgtagctcagtgatacagTGCTATGTTTAGCACATGTAAGGCCTTGGATTTAATATCACTAACCCCCAAAAAAAGCCTATAACAAAAGATCTTGAATCTTAATTTTAATGGCTATTCCTTTGTAAAATTAACAATATTTGTACACtgtaaaaaaattttgaaaatataaaatatatcttaaaatcaATATATGGTAAACACCCATATATCATCTATAGTATATGCCTTgctatatagcctaggctggtcCGGAACTTGAAATTCTCCTGCTCCAACCCCTAACTGCTGGAAGACAAGCATGTACCATTATATTTCACTTCCCTTATATATTCTGCTTCAAttacaaattcttttttcaaTTGTAAAGACATTATAAATTTCTTCTTACAGACCTAATTGCCTTTTCAACTTCTTTCTGGTGTCTTTTGATGAGCACCATTCTCAATGAACACATTTGGTCAATATAGATTGCAATATTAAATATCTTCTGTCTTGTTTAAGAAACTTTTCTGCTggctaccagtggttcacacctgtgatcctcactactcagggagGCAggcatctgaagatcatggttcgaagccagcccaggcaggaaagtccatgagacaattatctccaattaaccaccagaaaaccagaaatggcgctgtgactcaaaggggCACTAACcttgaaacagctcagggatagcacctaggcccttagttcaagcctcacaatggcAAGAATGGTACCATGATACAAGCCTTGAGGACAAAGTCATTAAGGTCCTTGAGAATGGCTACAACAAATTTTTATGTTGGGAAGCATATTTGTAAGACCTCACTACAATAAATAATGCTAAGAAGATATAAATGCTAAGAAGATTAAATGAAACTTCCAAATGTTAATGAATTGCATATCatctttttcaaagacaaacacaTCTTCCCTGCCCTGTGCTCTGAAGAAGTTCACACTACTTGCTAGGATTGCTGCAGTTTCTACATTCGCATTGAAATCCTTAAGCCATCTGAGGTTAATTCTTTTGActtgggaaggaggcagaggtagagctTCATCTTTCCATTACTGATCCTTTTTTATTTGAGCCATTCTCCGAGGACATGTCCTGAGACCCCTTCCATTGTCATGCTGTGACTTTCAAACCTTCATAGGGAGTTAAGTCAGCCACAGGCTGCTTTGAAGGCATCAATTAGTCCAGACACAAGATTCTCTATGGCTCTCATCTAGGGGacagtttctttccattttagtttTACTTAGTGTAGTGCTTTGCGGTACACAGCTTGATGGTGTTTCCTACACTTTGGAAGCCCGAGTCCCACTTGCTGACATTATTCCAGTATTCAAATTTGTGACAATATTCTTAGCATTTAACAGACTGTACCAATTTAAACCAGTTGTTGAACCACTCTACTGCCTCCAAGTGCCTTTGATTTAACTTCAAGAAGATGGTGAAGGTGACTTGAATATTGGCTCCACCATTTTCTAGCTATGTGATGGATGTTAATTTCTGTTCTCCAGCAAACCCTGAACAAAACACTACCCAAATTTCCAATGGATCACGTGCTTTCATTTTATCTCCTTCCATAGAGGAACCAGTCTGATGGTCTTTGAGTTCTGTCAGTAAAGTgcatgaatgaaatgaatgaattgctctgtgtgtgtgtgtgtgtgtgtgtgtgtgtgtgtgtgtgtgtgtggtaacaggactcaaggctggtgctctaccacttgaaacacaccttcatttctggatttttgctgattaattggagatgagattctcatggacttttctgcctgggctggcgtcaaaccatgaacttcagatctcagtatctaggaaaacaggtgtgaactaccaacaCCGGTAAGTGAATGCTTTTGTGGTTTCTCATTTAGAAACCTAATCCTTCATTACTGCACTTCTTGGTTTAGGTTGAATGCCTTAAAATTGAGGCTATGTAGTGTGAAAAATAGTACAGTGCATAGTAAAGACACAAATCATTTCTGTATTGTGAAACATAATAATatagtaattttatatattttagattattaggaagaaaaggaaacaagtaatAAGATATTTACCAACACTGCCAGTTGAGGAGCAATCctacaaaaatacattaaaagccTAGTAGTTCTGTATAGTAGGGCATACTCATCTAAGCAATTACAGAAACTTTATAATAATTCAGTGAataaatgggtagatggatgaataggtACACAGACATTC
The nucleotide sequence above comes from Perognathus longimembris pacificus isolate PPM17 chromosome 9, ASM2315922v1, whole genome shotgun sequence. Encoded proteins:
- the LOC125357538 gene encoding oocyte-expressed protein homolog, whose amino-acid sequence is MGPDAAGQGGQQPSSPQERPRGAPRLRPQVRVRPWWFPVEDMSRPLGFYLEAWLADQIFGERPGRARPLGQAPHPPPPPQPPGRPGPGQPFPLTPGPTRPGPHQAVVSQLAWRSRALVHVSKVARGTVAEVSILGRPAGQNRVKSFLLSLAARGAELQDRPAEKMPQPEEFLKSPKSGADIPQHPA